In Euphorbia lathyris chromosome 10, ddEupLath1.1, whole genome shotgun sequence, a single genomic region encodes these proteins:
- the LOC136208610 gene encoding protein OBERON 3 produces MFGEKDHQRLSNGDAESSQNQDNPQKGIDFLRDSKMGLDGFASKPQELTLSYLCENPKFVFAQKGKQVLLSENSNPDDKWVERDFMNLKSNSSSKREVQEDDDIQRENCSREKKPKLETLNLSLALPDVSLSLTASNALQNADSLIKPNPTRSIQSLAAAPSTNNTQTTCSNDFTAASLSYSYSHQFSHNPSCSLTRNSTDNYDYSVGRDDQIWCGGEGTNGSVHSRFRPIGDGLVALNNNGYSMMQSHRVTNKESCNNSVYMTTSSDNISFFPSELPARPRLDAQSGDSDNLRGLEGLDAAGGRARKVSRPERILREIFSESIPIVSQIIQELSEETLESIKEHLKNVIAMPEKREDLVSLQNCLSRRSDLTKEGLSKCQKDLLEIFVAAKMGVSSYISGKVKVGANELIEIFLYMRCRNVNCKSILPVDDCDCKFCSGNKGFCSSCMCPVCMKFDCANNTCSWVGCDVCSHWCHAACGIQKNLIRSGPSLKGPKGTSEMQFHCIGCNHASEMFGFVKDVFVYCAKDWGLQTLIRELDCVRKIFKGSGDYKGNQLLLKSQDLLSKLESKTISPSDACNFIIHFFDYPESIPDIPASTVSAKELMPTETSLRKDVAPVPPATSLPPKYSIYNMSSSSGRHDSVVQRNDLKAALLGGLKMEDEFEFGKLSKKDGLDSLESIVRIKEAEARMFQSKADEARREAEGYRRMIRAKSEKVEEEYTGKLAKLCLQETEERRRKKLEELKVLENSHCDYFNMKLRMQAEIAGLLERMEATKQQQIV; encoded by the exons ATGTTTGGAGAGAAAGATCATCAACGTCTCTCCAACGGTGACGCAGAGAGCTCTCAGAATCAAGATAACCCCCAAAAAGGGATTGATTTTCTTAGGGACTCAAAGATGGGTCTCGATGGTTTTGCTTCTAAACCTCAAGAACTCACTCTCAGCTACCTTTGCGAAAATCCCAAATTCGTTTTTGCTCAAAAGGGGAAACAAGTCTTACTTTCTGAGAATTCAAATCCCGATGACAAATGGGTCGAGAGAGATTTCATGAATCTCAAATCCAATTCTTCTTCTAAAAGGGAAGTCCAAGAAGATGATGATATTCAAAGGGAAAATTGCTCTAGAGAGAAGAAACCCAAGTTAGAAACTTTGAATCTCTCTCTTGCTTTACCCGATGTATCTCTCTCCCTAACAGCATCAAACGCCTTACAAAATGCCGATTCTCTAATTAAACCAAACCCTACTCGGAGCATACAGTCTTTAGCCGCAGCACCTTCAACCAACAACACACAAACTACTTGTTCTAATGATTTCACTGCTGCTTCGCTTTCATACTCTTATTCTCACCAATTTTCTCACAATCCCTCCTGCTCTCTCACCCGTAATTCAACTGACAATTACGATTATTCTGTAGGAAGAGATGATCAAATTTGGTGTGGAGGAGAAGGTACTAACGGATCTGTTCACAGCAGATTCAGGCCAATTGGAGATGGCCTTGTTGCTTTGAACAACAATGGATATTCTATGATGCAGAGTCACCGTGTAACCAATAAAGAATCATGTAATAATAGTGTTTATATGACTACTAGTTCTGACaatatttcattttttccaTCCGAATTGCCTGCTAGGCCGCGTTTGGATGCTCAATCAGGTGATTCAGACAATTTGAGAGGTTTGGAGGGTTTAGATGCAGCAGGAGGAAGAGCAAGAAAGGTGTCTAGGCCGGAGAGAATTCTCAGGGAGATTTTCTCTGAGTCAATTCCTATTGTTTCTCAGATAATTCAGGAGCTGTCAGAAGAAACATTAGAATCCATTAAGGAGCATCTAAAGAATGTAATTGCAATGCCTGAGAAGAGAGAAGATTTAGTAAGCCTTCAAAATTGTTTATCAAGAAGATCTGATCTGACTAAGGAGGGTCTATCCAAGTGCCAAAAGGATCTGTTAGAGATCTTTGTTGCAGCCAAAATGGGGGTGAGTAGTTATATATCTGGGAAAGTGAAAGTTGGTGCAAATGAATTGATTGAAATATTCTTGTATATGAGGTGTAGGAATGTGAATTGCAAGAGCATATTACCAGTTGATGATTGTGACTGCAAGTTTTGCTCAGGAAATAAGGGTTTTTGCAGTTCATGTATGTGTCCAGTGTGTATGAAATTTGACTGTGCCAATAACACATGCAGTTGGGTTGGTTGTGATGTATGTTCACATTGGTGTCATGCTGCTTGTGGGATTCAGAAAAATCTAATTAGATCAGGTCCTAGCTTGAAGGGCCCTAAAGGAACTTCAGAGATGCAATTTCATTGCATTGGGTGTAATCATGCATCTGAAATGTTTGGATTTGTTAAAGATGTGTTTGTTTACTGTGCAAAGGATTGGGGTCTACAAACACTTATTAGGGAACTTGACTGTGTTAGGAAGATTTTCAAAGGAAGTGGGGATTATAAAGGCAACCAATTGCTTCTTAAGTCTCAGGACTTGCTTTCCAAGCTTGAATCCAAAACCATATCTCCTTCAGATGCTTGTAACTTCATTATTCACTTCTTCGACT aTCCAGAGAGTATTCCAGACATTCCTGCTTCTACTGTATCTGCTAAAGAACTGATGCCAACTGAAACTAGTCTTAGAAAGGATGTGGCACCCGTACCGCCGGCCACTTCTCTTCCTCCAAAATATTCAATCTACAATATGAGCTCTTCTAGTGGACGACATGACTCAGTAGTCCAGCGAAATGACCTAAAAGCTGCCCTTCTTGGGGGGTTGAAGATGGAAGATGAGTTTGAGTTTGGAAAGTTGTCAAAGAAAGATGGACTTGACAGCTTAGAAAGTATTGTGAGGATCAAAGAGGCTGAGGCAAGAATGTTTCAGAGCAAGGCAGATGAAGCACGGAGAGAGGCAGAAGGTTACAGAAGGATGATTCGGGCCAAGTCAGAGAAGGTGGAAGAAGAATATACAGGAAAACTGGCAAAACTATGTTTGCAAGAGACAGAAGAAAGGCGGAGAAAAAAATTGGAGGAACTTAAGGTTTTGGAGAACTCACATTGTGATTACTTCAACATGAAACTAAGAATGCAAGCTGAGATTGCTGGTTTGTTGGAGAGAATGGAGGCCACAAAGCAGCAGCAAATTGTGTAA
- the LOC136208056 gene encoding probable ascorbate-specific transmembrane electron transporter 1, which translates to MAKSGSYQMSAGAVSMITHLVAVSIITLVLVWLLHFEDGFAFKSLNKLKILNVHTFLMVVGFIVMAGEGVMAYKTVPGKRRVQKAIHLTLHTIAVVGGVLGVYTAFKFKHEIGSKDMITLHSWLGISAISLFALQWLLGVFSFVYPRAEMSRRGSYLPWHVFGGIFIFMLAISAALTGLIQRFSSLNQQGLIINFTGILLVLFAVGVSLTAVLPRR; encoded by the exons ATGGCTAAAAGTGGGAGTTATCAAATGTCTGCAGGGGCAGTTAGTATGATTACACATTTAGTAGCTGTTTCAATCATAACCCTTGTGCTTGTTTGGCTCCTTCATTTTGAAGATGGCTTTGCTTTCAAATCTCTCAACAAACTCAAGATTTTGAAT GTGCATACATTTCTAATGGTAGTTGGATTCATAGTTATGGCAGGGGAAG GTGTTATGGCTTACAAGACAGTTCCAGGAAAAAGAAGGGTGCAGAAAGCAATTCACTTGACATTACATACAATAGCAGTAGTGGGTGGAGTTTTGGGGGTTTATACAGCTTTTAAGTTTAAGCATGAAATTGGATCAAAAGATATGATTACCTTACACTCCTGGCTCGGAATATCTGCTATCTCCCTCTTTGCTCTACAGTGGCTGTTAGGTGTATTCTCGTTCGTGTATCCAAGAGCTGAAATGTCAAGAAGAGGATCATACTTGCCATGGCATGTCTTTGGTGGAATCTTCATATTCATGCTTGCTATTTCCGCAGCACTAACTGGTCTCATTCAAAGGTTCAGCAGCTTAAATCAACAAGGACTTATTATCAATTTCACTGGAATTCTCCTTGTTCTATTTGCAGTTGGAGTTTCCCTCACTGCTGTCCTTCCTCGACGATAA
- the LOC136209310 gene encoding probable transmembrane ascorbate ferrireductase 3 gives MDVAVTYRYKRSASRLTVAAHIFGVLAFILMLVWLLHYRGGIEYDSHNVDRVFNVHPFMMFCGFIFLVGEAMMVYKAVPSSHQVQKVIHMILHLVGICCGIVGIAAVFRFHDMINAEDMYSLHSWIGISTICLFGMQWIFGLLSFIVTSDPETRRKMIPWHICGGRGLLYMAISAALTGLMEKATFMQMKHTRENHLMNFTGLFILLFGIFVDLSVTLARYV, from the exons atggaTGTTGCAGTAACTTACCGATACAAGCGATCTGCCTCTCGATTAACAGTAGCAGCTCACATCTTCGGCGTATTGGCTTTTATTCTGATGCTTGTTTGGTTGTTGCATTATCGTGGTGGGATTGAGTATGACTCTCATAATGTTGATAGAGTGTTCAat GTTCATCCATTCATGATGTTCTGCGGATTCATCTTTCTTGTTGGTGAAG CAATGATGGTATACAAGGCAGTACCATCATCACACCAAGTGCAGAAAGTGATACATATGATACTTCACTTAGTTGGAATATGCTGTGGAATAGTTGGGATAGCAGCTGTATTCaggttccatgatatgataaatGCAGAAGATATGTACAGCCTACATTCATGGATTGGAATATCCACAATATGCTTATTTGGTATGCAGTGGATATTTGGATTGTTGTCATTTATAGTAACATCAGATCCAGAAACAAGAAGGAAAATGATACCATGGCATATATGTGGAGGAAGGGGACTCTTATACATGGCTATATCTGCAGCATTAACAGGGTTAATGGAGAAAGCAACCTTCATGCAGATGAAGCATACTCGTGAAAATCATTTGATGAATTTCACTGGATTATTCATTCTTCTATTTGGCATTTTCGTTGATCTATCTGTTACTCTTGCCCGTTATGTTTAA